In Candidatus Babeliales bacterium, the following are encoded in one genomic region:
- a CDS encoding OPT/YSL family transporter codes for MHIFIGITTLLLSMFSTAVMSYIAMATPIGPWIAPTLVLITALLFRFFSYKKQISEAAILITVAGSVGGIAAIALGFSLPTLYFLDQHLFNAWMGRPVLFSLLVSIITFFGGWFGLWIANRIESTILIQQELPFPIAQLVYKMVVAADQIKKSYDLAVGFCSAFLFSALQDGLLGYAGIIPKSIVIIRSIPVSFVRLPFISFDLWPLLWAIGFVTGQMIVVPLAVAIILKILFLDPMHLFCFAHCTTTEFIFAFCSGMVLASAVFGVMQMFPVLYGAMCKNRTDRWFYYTVDGLRISRVMILETGVLFSGLCCLLFYFQFSVVMQLYLLAFSYICAYQIAQIAGRIGLAQLGRFATFVMVPAMFLFNVNKTQIVFIALFVELCGGVCTDILCGRKVAYLAGIAPRRVYRYQYAGLVISSCVIGGVFWLLINHFGLGSPELFAQRAQARHLLVAVQSFDYAILLLGSFFGYGLSIVGIHPMLVLGGLLMPITISLGLIVGGVGAMVVADKEEWYPFWSGVFAANSVWMLLRTVM; via the coding sequence GTGCACATTTTTATTGGCATTACAACGTTGTTATTATCTATGTTCTCTACTGCAGTTATGAGCTATATTGCCATGGCAACGCCGATTGGTCCTTGGATTGCGCCGACGTTGGTGTTGATTACAGCGCTACTTTTTAGATTTTTTTCATATAAAAAACAGATTTCAGAGGCTGCAATTTTAATTACGGTTGCAGGATCTGTGGGAGGGATTGCTGCAATAGCTTTGGGATTTTCTTTGCCAACATTATATTTTTTGGATCAACACCTATTTAATGCGTGGATGGGCAGGCCAGTATTATTTTCATTATTGGTTAGTATAATAACATTTTTTGGTGGATGGTTTGGGTTGTGGATTGCAAATCGGATTGAAAGTACAATTTTGATTCAGCAAGAGCTCCCGTTTCCGATTGCACAGTTGGTATATAAAATGGTGGTTGCAGCAGACCAAATAAAAAAATCGTACGATCTTGCAGTTGGCTTTTGTTCAGCTTTTTTGTTTTCTGCCCTGCAGGATGGTCTACTTGGATATGCAGGAATAATTCCTAAATCGATAGTAATAATACGTTCGATACCGGTATCATTTGTCCGTTTGCCGTTTATATCTTTTGATCTTTGGCCACTGTTGTGGGCGATCGGATTTGTCACGGGGCAGATGATTGTGGTACCGCTTGCTGTGGCGATCATTTTAAAAATATTATTTCTTGATCCGATGCATCTGTTTTGTTTTGCTCATTGCACCACTACAGAATTTATTTTTGCATTCTGTAGTGGAATGGTTTTAGCATCTGCTGTATTTGGTGTGATGCAGATGTTCCCTGTATTATATGGAGCGATGTGCAAGAATCGCACTGATCGTTGGTTCTACTATACTGTTGATGGGTTGCGGATATCGCGTGTAATGATATTGGAAACGGGTGTATTGTTTTCGGGACTATGTTGCCTGCTTTTTTATTTTCAGTTTTCAGTTGTGATGCAACTGTATCTTCTTGCATTTTCTTATATATGTGCGTATCAGATTGCACAAATTGCGGGTCGTATTGGACTTGCACAGCTTGGTCGCTTTGCAACATTTGTTATGGTGCCAGCGATGTTTCTTTTTAATGTAAATAAAACGCAGATTGTGTTCATAGCATTGTTTGTAGAATTATGTGGCGGCGTTTGCACTGATATATTATGTGGGCGTAAGGTTGCATACTTGGCCGGAATTGCACCGCGTAGGGTGTATCGCTATCAGTATGCAGGGTTGGTAATCAGTTCTTGTGTGATAGGAGGAGTTTTTTGGTTGTTGATTAATCATTTTGGGCTTGGATCGCCAGAACTTTTTGCACAACGGGCGCAAGCGCGGCACCTGCTCGTTGCAGTGCAATCATTTGATTACGCAATTTTATTATTAGGATCATTCTTTGGATATGGACTCAGCATAGTAGGTATACATCCGATGCTGGTGCTTGGTGGGTTGTTGATGCCAATTACTATTTCGTTAGGGCTTATTGTTGGTGGCGTTGGTGCGATGGTGGTCGCAGATAAAGAAGAATGGTATCCATTTTGGTCCGGAGTTTTTGCGGCAAATTCTGTCTGGATGTTGCTGCGGACGGTGATGTAA
- a CDS encoding DMT family transporter: MILIVILYMLWAASVTASKIIINYSQPFFLTGSRMFIAGSILLIYQYLSPHQEFRFKREHFGYYAQIVLLGIYITYVLRFWALHDISATKAMFLFNLSPFFSALYSYYFFKETVSKTQWAGLLIGVIGLVPVLLTSSQKELALGEFFFMSWQEMAIIASVAMHSYSWIIVRKLVIENGYSPSMINGITMFIGGALALVTSFFVEGIFPVTNFAYFFGLLAFIIIISNIICHNLYGHLLHYYSTTLIAFGGFLGPPFTAFYSWLLFQEQITWHYYLSSFIVFIGLSLFYKDELQKNNLPVA, encoded by the coding sequence ATGATATTAATTGTAATTCTCTATATGCTGTGGGCAGCTTCAGTAACCGCAAGCAAAATCATCATCAACTACTCGCAACCATTTTTTTTAACTGGCAGCAGAATGTTTATTGCCGGCTCTATATTACTGATTTATCAATATCTTTCTCCCCATCAAGAGTTTCGATTCAAACGTGAACACTTCGGTTATTATGCACAAATCGTTCTCTTAGGAATTTATATCACCTATGTTTTACGATTCTGGGCATTGCATGATATTTCTGCGACAAAAGCAATGTTCCTTTTTAATCTATCACCATTTTTTTCTGCACTCTATTCATATTATTTCTTTAAAGAAACAGTCTCTAAAACACAATGGGCTGGGTTGTTGATCGGTGTGATTGGACTCGTTCCCGTACTGCTCACTTCATCACAAAAAGAACTTGCACTTGGTGAATTTTTCTTTATGTCATGGCAAGAGATGGCGATTATTGCTTCAGTAGCAATGCACAGTTACAGCTGGATTATTGTCCGCAAACTAGTAATTGAAAATGGGTACTCTCCCTCCATGATCAACGGTATTACGATGTTTATCGGTGGCGCACTCGCACTGGTAACATCATTTTTTGTCGAAGGCATTTTCCCTGTTACTAACTTTGCATATTTCTTTGGGCTTTTAGCATTTATCATTATTATCAGCAACATTATATGTCACAATTTATACGGCCACTTGCTTCATTATTACAGTACCACACTGATCGCATTTGGTGGCTTTCTCGGGCCCCCATTTACTGCTTTTTATAGCTGGTTACTCTTTCAAGAGCAGATTACCTGGCATTATTATCTATCCAGCTTTATCGTATTCATAGGACTCTCGCTCTTTTATAAAGATGAGTTACAAAAAAATAACCTTCCGGTAGCATAA
- a CDS encoding HIT domain-containing protein — protein sequence MTDTSCVFCRIIRKEIPATVITETDSLIVLQDIAPKAPIHYLIIPKKHIKDIVAFEDQDLFLAAEMFMMVQSLAKKLSGSGAFRLIVNNGSDSGQTVFHHHVHFLSGKKMLDF from the coding sequence ATGACTGATACTAGTTGTGTGTTTTGCCGAATCATTCGTAAAGAGATCCCTGCTACAGTAATCACAGAAACAGACTCATTAATCGTGCTCCAGGATATTGCGCCAAAGGCACCGATTCATTATCTGATTATTCCTAAAAAACATATAAAAGATATTGTTGCGTTTGAAGACCAAGACCTTTTTTTGGCCGCTGAAATGTTTATGATGGTGCAAAGCCTTGCAAAAAAACTGTCAGGTTCCGGAGCATTTCGGTTGATCGTGAACAATGGTTCTGATTCGGGACAAACAGTTTTTCATCACCACGTTCATTTTTTGTCTGGCAAAAAGATGTTAGATTTTTAG
- a CDS encoding type II secretion system F family protein produces the protein MPYFNWQGVTLTGKVKQGKLFARTREELDTILLRRDIALLKTTPVSSIWLFRGGIALAIKIGFFRQLASLLQAGVLLPDALLILTEQIDHPKFQEVLYAISNEVHQGEPAHVAMAKHGAVFDGLMIYLVDVGNQAGALPQALIMLSDYLETKQGFKKKIRAAALMPAITLGFFCAIALFIFLVIIPQFKQIFMSMHKEVPYVTQLLINMSDGLMSWVGLFVIGGIIALGFFGKMYVKTATGSKVVDALLLRITIVGDLVRQSALMTMTQSIALLLEAGMPLLSALRAARTTVANSVLQEQMRYLEQAVSSGSSLSVAMAQHPEQLFEQAAISMIKVGEESGQLNGLLRKVAMKYQEEVSRQLTLFTALFQPFLIVVLGVLITALIFAVYLPIFNLANVV, from the coding sequence ATGCCGTATTTTAATTGGCAGGGCGTAACATTAACAGGGAAAGTAAAACAGGGAAAACTGTTTGCGCGCACACGGGAGGAGCTTGATACAATTTTATTACGGCGGGATATTGCTCTGCTGAAAACCACTCCAGTTTCTTCAATATGGCTCTTTCGAGGTGGAATAGCGTTGGCAATTAAAATTGGGTTTTTCAGGCAGTTGGCTTCATTATTACAGGCGGGAGTTTTGTTGCCAGACGCATTATTGATTTTAACCGAACAAATAGATCACCCGAAGTTTCAGGAAGTTTTGTATGCGATCTCTAATGAGGTACATCAGGGAGAGCCGGCACATGTTGCTATGGCAAAGCATGGAGCGGTGTTTGATGGATTGATGATATATTTAGTAGATGTGGGCAATCAAGCGGGTGCATTACCGCAGGCGCTGATTATGCTTTCGGATTATTTGGAAACAAAGCAGGGTTTTAAAAAGAAGATTCGTGCCGCAGCGTTGATGCCAGCCATTACATTAGGCTTTTTTTGTGCGATTGCTTTGTTTATTTTTCTGGTAATCATTCCACAGTTTAAACAGATTTTCATGTCGATGCATAAAGAGGTTCCGTATGTTACACAACTGCTCATTAATATGAGTGATGGGCTCATGAGTTGGGTGGGATTATTCGTGATTGGAGGTATTATTGCGCTGGGATTTTTTGGCAAGATGTACGTAAAAACAGCCACGGGAAGTAAGGTGGTTGATGCATTATTGTTGCGTATTACTATTGTTGGTGATTTGGTACGTCAGAGTGCATTGATGACTATGACGCAATCAATAGCATTGCTTTTAGAGGCAGGAATGCCACTGCTTTCAGCATTGCGTGCTGCACGTACAACAGTTGCAAATAGTGTCTTGCAAGAGCAGATGCGGTATCTTGAACAGGCAGTCTCATCAGGAAGTTCATTAAGTGTGGCGATGGCGCAGCATCCGGAACAGCTTTTTGAGCAAGCTGCTATTTCTATGATTAAAGTAGGCGAAGAATCAGGACAGTTGAATGGATTGTTGCGTAAAGTAGCGATGAAATATCAAGAAGAAGTGAGTCGTCAATTGACCCTTTTCACCGCATTGTTTCAACCATTTTTAATTGTTGTTTTGGGGGTGTTAATTACAGCACTTATATTTGCGGTTTATCTGCCAATTTTTAACTTAGCAAATGTGGTGTAG
- a CDS encoding DUF167 domain-containing protein, which produces MLIVTVKVVPSSGRNQWILDKTGTIKCYLKSPAERGLANQELIKLFAKALGITQNDVEIVAGATVRTKRITLCSVLTFEQLLAKLGIERQQSLL; this is translated from the coding sequence ATGTTGATTGTGACCGTAAAAGTAGTACCCAGTTCTGGTAGAAATCAATGGATCTTGGATAAAACAGGCACTATTAAATGTTATTTAAAATCACCTGCTGAGCGAGGGCTTGCAAATCAAGAACTTATTAAGCTGTTTGCAAAAGCATTAGGCATTACCCAAAATGACGTTGAAATAGTTGCCGGTGCAACGGTCCGGACTAAACGTATTACATTGTGCAGTGTGTTAACATTTGAGCAGTTGCTTGCAAAATTGGGTATCGAACGGCAACAATCGTTATTGTGA
- a CDS encoding GIY-YIG nuclease family protein: protein MNPMHYVYIIKSKQDPSRIYVGCTQNLNKRLSDHNSGTTTHTAKYMPWELAIYIGFENKDKAIEFEQYLKSGSGREFRKKRLC from the coding sequence ATGAATCCCATGCATTATGTATATATTATCAAATCAAAACAAGATCCGAGTCGAATTTATGTTGGTTGTACTCAAAATTTGAATAAGCGTTTGTCCGATCACAATAGTGGGACAACAACGCATACGGCAAAATATATGCCCTGGGAATTGGCGATCTATATTGGTTTTGAGAATAAAGATAAAGCCATAGAGTTTGAACAATATTTGAAGTCAGGTTCAGGTAGAGAATTTAGAAAAAAAAGATTATGTTGA